From the genome of Muricauda sp. SCSIO 64092, one region includes:
- a CDS encoding class I SAM-dependent methyltransferase, whose amino-acid sequence MALQDYYAGNYTEDISTTSSLDGNDVLPLPYLFRDFGQMPRIEQEALRLSRGRVLDIGCGAGNHLLYLQEKGLDVIGLDQSKGAIDICQKRGVKHTVCTDIRNYTGKRFDTLLLLMNGIGIPGKLSQLPKFLAHLKQLISVNGQILLDSSDIIYMFDEDQDGGYWVPGNTDYYGEVQFQMQYKNKKGPIFDWLYVDFNTLLTYAKKENFNCELIVEGKHFDYLARLTL is encoded by the coding sequence ATGGCCCTACAAGACTATTACGCCGGAAATTACACCGAAGATATTTCCACAACCTCTTCCCTGGATGGAAACGATGTTCTTCCCCTGCCTTATTTGTTTCGGGATTTTGGACAAATGCCTCGAATTGAGCAAGAGGCACTGCGGCTTTCAAGGGGACGCGTATTGGATATTGGTTGTGGTGCTGGAAACCATTTGCTTTATTTGCAGGAAAAAGGTCTTGATGTCATTGGCCTGGACCAATCCAAAGGCGCCATCGATATCTGCCAAAAAAGGGGGGTGAAACACACGGTTTGTACGGATATACGCAACTATACTGGAAAAAGGTTTGATACCCTTTTATTACTGATGAACGGTATTGGAATTCCCGGCAAATTAAGTCAATTGCCCAAATTCCTTGCCCATTTAAAACAACTGATATCGGTAAACGGCCAAATATTACTGGATTCAAGCGATATTATCTATATGTTTGATGAAGATCAAGATGGTGGGTATTGGGTTCCCGGAAACACGGATTATTATGGAGAGGTTCAGTTCCAAATGCAGTATAAAAATAAAAAGGGTCCAATTTTTGATTGGCTGTACGTGGATTTCAACACCCTGCTAACGTATGCCAAAAAGGAAAACTTTAATTGTGAGTTGATAGTTGAAGGAAAACATTTCGACTATTTGGCCAGACTTACCCTTTAA
- a CDS encoding YkgJ family cysteine cluster protein translates to MQEVIKELPKAAAIKRTENKKFFQRLKKRPPKDLDYVMQELHEAEFSRTDCLQCANCCKTTGPLFTNMDIDRISKHFRMKPSAFVEAYLKVDEDNDYVLQQLPCAFLDSDNHCSIYDVRPKACREFPHTDRKKFHQISHLTLKNVAICPAAFNIVEAMKARIKT, encoded by the coding sequence ATGCAAGAAGTAATTAAGGAATTACCGAAAGCTGCGGCCATAAAACGGACGGAGAACAAAAAGTTTTTCCAAAGGCTAAAAAAGAGACCGCCCAAGGATTTGGATTATGTGATGCAGGAGTTGCATGAAGCCGAGTTTTCCAGAACGGATTGCCTACAATGTGCCAACTGTTGTAAGACCACGGGACCCTTGTTCACCAATATGGACATCGATCGTATTTCCAAACATTTTAGAATGAAACCCTCAGCATTCGTAGAGGCCTATCTCAAGGTGGATGAAGATAATGATTATGTGTTGCAACAGCTGCCCTGTGCGTTTTTGGATAGCGATAACCATTGTTCCATTTACGATGTACGGCCAAAGGCTTGCAGGGAATTTCCCCATACGGATCGGAAGAAGTTCCATCAAATCAGTCATCTTACATTAAAGAATGTGGCGATTTGCCCCGCAGCCTTCAATATTGTGGAAGCTATGAAGGCCAGGATCAAGACTTGA
- a CDS encoding sterol desaturase family protein, whose protein sequence is MEELIRYFETIPPLHRSLILVGGITFFWILEGIVPLFSVKYKKWRHAIPNFFFTLTTIIVNLPLAFILLKTSDWTVANDFGIINWLPEMPLWLYVLAGVLLLDLIGAYTAHLVEHKVKPLWMIHLVHHSDHHVDTTTANRHHPLESVIRYLFTLIGVFVVGAPIGIIMLYQSLSVVLSQFNHANIRLPKKVDKALSWIVISPDMHKVHHHYVLPYTDSNYGNIFSIWDRLFGTYMYLEPEKIIYGVDTFPDEKENSSIVGLLKQPFNKYRRPTTAVQEQHQ, encoded by the coding sequence ATGGAAGAATTGATACGTTATTTTGAGACCATTCCGCCCTTGCACCGTAGTTTGATTTTGGTGGGCGGAATTACGTTCTTTTGGATTTTGGAAGGAATAGTTCCGCTGTTTTCAGTGAAATATAAAAAATGGCGGCATGCCATACCCAACTTCTTCTTTACCCTTACCACCATTATTGTGAATTTGCCACTGGCCTTTATATTGCTCAAAACGTCGGATTGGACCGTGGCCAATGATTTTGGTATTATCAATTGGTTGCCGGAAATGCCACTCTGGCTCTATGTCCTGGCAGGGGTGCTATTGCTGGATCTAATAGGTGCGTATACGGCCCATCTGGTGGAGCATAAGGTAAAACCACTATGGATGATTCATTTGGTACACCATTCGGATCATCATGTGGATACGACAACGGCCAATCGACATCATCCTTTGGAGAGTGTTATTCGCTATCTATTCACATTGATCGGTGTCTTTGTGGTGGGGGCGCCCATTGGGATCATTATGTTGTATCAAAGTCTTTCCGTGGTACTGTCGCAGTTCAATCATGCCAATATCAGGCTGCCCAAAAAAGTGGATAAGGCCCTGAGTTGGATTGTTATATCGCCCGATATGCATAAGGTACACCATCACTACGTTTTGCCTTACACGGATTCCAATTACGGCAATATTTTCTCCATTTGGGACAGATTGTTTGGGACCTATATGTATTTGGAACCCGAAAAGATCATCTATGGGGTGGATACCTTTCCCGATGAAAAGGAGAATAGCAGTATCGTTGGACTCTTAAAACAGCCTTTTAATAAATATAGGAGGCCAACCACAGCGGTGCAGGAACAACACCAATAG
- a CDS encoding exo-beta-N-acetylmuramidase NamZ domain-containing protein, with protein sequence MSIFSIFKVTVLSLCFCFVSCGQKQNPKPAEERKAIVVAANRTADYLPLLQDQKVGVVANQTSVVFHSHGYTHLVDSLLSRNIAIKKVFAPEHGFRGKADAGEKVSDGVDTKTGLPIISLYGKNRKPSQEQLQGLDIILFDIQDVGVRFYTYIATLQLMMEACAEANVPLVLLDRPNPNGHYVDGPTMEPEHTSFLGMNEIPLVYGMTIGEYAQMVNGEGWLENDLKANLTVVPLENYRHESGYSLSIRPSPNLPNDTAITLYPSLGLFEGTNINAGRGTEFQFQRYGASFLDSTAYDFSYVPKPNFGSKYPKEEGKACFGKDLSTHSRMQEVSLQWLIDAYQNCTDKSMFFNTSGFTKHAGTSTLQQHIEAGRSETEIKATWQKDLDRFHSVRKKYLLYP encoded by the coding sequence AGGCAATTGTTGTTGCAGCCAATAGGACCGCTGACTATTTACCTTTGCTACAGGACCAAAAAGTGGGAGTGGTGGCCAACCAAACTTCCGTGGTTTTTCATTCGCATGGCTACACCCATTTAGTGGACTCCCTGCTTTCCCGCAACATAGCAATTAAAAAAGTCTTCGCACCTGAACACGGTTTTAGGGGTAAGGCAGACGCCGGGGAAAAAGTTAGCGACGGGGTGGATACCAAAACTGGGCTGCCCATTATTTCACTGTATGGAAAAAATAGGAAACCTTCCCAGGAACAGCTACAGGGCCTGGATATTATCCTTTTTGACATACAGGATGTTGGCGTCCGATTTTACACTTATATCGCCACCTTACAGTTGATGATGGAGGCTTGTGCCGAAGCCAATGTTCCGTTGGTACTATTGGACCGGCCCAATCCCAATGGGCATTATGTTGACGGTCCCACTATGGAACCGGAACACACCTCTTTTTTGGGGATGAACGAGATACCCTTGGTCTATGGAATGACCATTGGTGAATATGCGCAAATGGTCAATGGGGAAGGTTGGTTGGAGAATGATTTGAAAGCCAATCTCACCGTGGTTCCTTTGGAAAACTATCGTCATGAATCCGGGTATTCCCTGTCCATTCGTCCTTCCCCCAATTTACCCAATGACACGGCCATCACCCTTTATCCAAGTTTAGGTCTTTTTGAGGGGACCAACATCAATGCCGGACGAGGAACGGAATTCCAATTTCAACGCTATGGTGCTTCTTTTTTGGATAGTACTGCTTATGATTTCAGTTATGTTCCCAAACCAAATTTTGGTTCCAAATATCCTAAGGAAGAAGGCAAGGCCTGTTTTGGAAAGGACCTATCAACACATTCCAGAATGCAGGAAGTCTCCTTGCAATGGCTCATTGATGCGTATCAAAACTGTACGGACAAGTCCATGTTTTTCAACACTTCGGGATTTACGAAACACGCCGGTACCTCAACACTCCAACAACATATTGAAGCCGGACGCTCCGAAACTGAAATCAAGGCTACATGGCAAAAGGACCTAGACCGCTTTCATTCCGTGAGGAAAAAATATTTGTTGTACCCTTAA